One window of Candidatus Nanosynbacter sp. HMT-352 genomic DNA carries:
- a CDS encoding sortase produces the protein MKEVMYPTDDQSNGRVGMPVSDQRRSLTPPTRDSVASQNAAADVIRGQLDAIYSRTEEQNSAPERSQPQPFSAQSQSKPEVRSEQPKAQIVKPQQAPTTPQPELKKDSANHAMRTTPIAQTQIQPNPQISNSAPANQAAQTQNSTIHTQVSADQWKQYHSAWQKYYQMYYERYYAGDIAAKNREISRLTEENQNITPVISADEPLDPQKAAIKELRSQIQQKVRDSANKVKKSRHFVPAIAGLSVLLVFMFLQYNRVIFGAVAAYTTPGAINPQNIIVDASTDVTVGPEPRIIIPKINVDAPVIYGAASDTKSQSKAMEKGVAHFSIPGASAVPGEVGNAVFAAHSSNDAFASGDYKFVFAQNEKLVKGDIIYMNYNGKRYTYKITSTEVVMPTEVSKVQINTDKPMLTLVSCVPLGTAEKRLLIFAEQISPDPSKATATSESSSNQQQNNKSNIPGKPEPTLLEKLFGGR, from the coding sequence ATGAAAGAAGTTATGTATCCGACGGATGATCAATCAAACGGTCGAGTGGGCATGCCGGTATCAGATCAGCGCCGATCTCTCACGCCGCCAACTCGCGATTCGGTAGCTTCGCAAAATGCCGCTGCTGATGTTATTCGTGGTCAACTTGACGCTATTTATTCCAGAACAGAAGAACAGAATTCCGCACCAGAAAGATCTCAGCCGCAACCATTTTCCGCTCAATCACAATCAAAACCCGAAGTCCGATCAGAACAGCCTAAGGCACAAATAGTCAAACCTCAGCAAGCTCCAACAACGCCACAGCCAGAGCTGAAAAAAGACTCTGCTAATCACGCTATGCGGACGACGCCAATTGCCCAAACCCAGATTCAGCCAAATCCACAAATTAGCAATTCCGCACCCGCAAACCAAGCCGCTCAAACTCAAAATTCAACCATCCACACTCAAGTTTCAGCCGACCAATGGAAGCAATACCACAGTGCTTGGCAGAAATATTATCAGATGTATTATGAGCGTTACTACGCCGGCGACATTGCGGCAAAGAACCGTGAAATTTCTCGATTGACGGAGGAAAATCAGAATATCACGCCAGTAATCAGCGCAGACGAGCCTCTGGACCCACAAAAAGCAGCCATAAAAGAACTCCGCAGTCAAATTCAGCAAAAGGTTCGCGACTCCGCAAATAAGGTGAAAAAATCCCGACATTTTGTTCCAGCGATTGCTGGATTATCGGTGCTGTTAGTCTTCATGTTTTTGCAATATAACCGCGTTATTTTCGGCGCGGTCGCAGCCTATACAACACCTGGCGCAATTAACCCGCAAAACATCATCGTTGACGCCTCCACTGACGTAACTGTCGGACCTGAACCTAGGATTATCATCCCAAAGATTAACGTTGACGCGCCGGTCATTTACGGCGCCGCCAGCGACACAAAATCGCAATCAAAAGCCATGGAGAAGGGAGTAGCTCACTTTTCAATTCCTGGCGCCAGCGCCGTGCCAGGCGAAGTCGGAAATGCCGTATTTGCCGCACACTCCAGTAACGATGCCTTTGCTAGTGGTGATTATAAATTCGTCTTTGCTCAGAATGAAAAGTTGGTCAAGGGCGATATTATTTACATGAATTATAATGGAAAGCGCTACACTTACAAGATAACTTCAACAGAAGTTGTTATGCCAACCGAAGTTTCAAAAGTTCAGATTAATACAGATAAACCAATGCTGACACTTGTAAGTTGTGTGCCTTTAGGAACCGCAGAAAAGCGACTTCTTATCTTTGCGGAACAAATCAGCCCAGACCCAAGCAAAGCCACTGCGACGTCAGAATCCAGCTCAAATCAGCAGCAAAACAACAAATCAAATATCCCAGGAAAGCCCGAGCCGACTTTACTTGAGAAATTATTCGGCGGTCGATAG
- a CDS encoding exodeoxyribonuclease III yields MKLFSWNVNGIRAVINKGEFAKFIDTYNPDILCLQETKATRDQVEIDLPNYHEHFYSATKKGYSGTAIFSKIPPLSWRDGFPPNIIEQFDLTGDEYGNPADEGRIITAEFDDFWVVNCYTPNSKGDLSRLDLRYKKWDKAVLAYLEELELSKPVLYCGDMNVAHQEIDLANPKPNVGKHGFTDEEREGFQNYLDAGFTDTFRATFPEKTGAYTWWTHWANARARNVGWRIDYWLASREIANRVTNPQIHPEQMGSDHCPVSIEVNL; encoded by the coding sequence ATGAAGCTTTTCTCTTGGAACGTAAACGGCATTCGTGCAGTTATAAATAAGGGTGAATTTGCTAAGTTCATCGACACGTACAATCCAGATATTCTGTGCCTACAAGAAACCAAAGCCACCAGAGATCAGGTTGAAATTGACCTGCCAAATTATCACGAACATTTCTATTCCGCCACCAAAAAAGGCTACTCTGGCACGGCAATTTTCTCAAAAATTCCGCCCTTAAGCTGGCGCGACGGATTTCCGCCGAACATCATTGAGCAATTTGATTTAACGGGCGACGAATACGGCAATCCTGCTGACGAAGGACGAATCATTACCGCTGAATTTGACGATTTTTGGGTCGTCAATTGCTACACTCCGAACTCAAAAGGGGATTTAAGCCGATTGGATTTGCGATATAAAAAATGGGACAAGGCAGTGTTGGCTTATCTGGAAGAATTGGAATTATCAAAGCCAGTCCTTTATTGCGGCGATATGAACGTGGCGCATCAGGAAATTGACTTGGCGAATCCAAAACCCAACGTCGGCAAGCACGGCTTCACCGACGAAGAGCGGGAAGGTTTTCAGAACTATTTGGACGCTGGATTTACGGACACTTTCCGGGCGACTTTCCCCGAAAAAACTGGCGCGTACACTTGGTGGACGCATTGGGCGAATGCCAGAGCGCGAAATGTTGGTTGGCGGATTGACTATTGGCTGGCGTCGCGTGAAATTGCAAATCGCGTTACTAATCCGCAAATTCATCCAGAACAAATGGGCAGCGATCATTGCCCGGTGAGCATTGAGGTAAATCTATAA
- a CDS encoding alpha/beta fold hydrolase, with amino-acid sequence MNMLPMYDKFLGEISSGFMDVGGVKTACYFYQGGSNKTILLIHGIGGDFHGLIPLAYCLKNDANLVFVDLPSHGRSQLIKDMKMSDVENWAMNLMSAFDGKGVSIDEVVAHSLGCLAANKMQCQKIWYISPPIKTSVMSRISSSFFYHTRRISQYIYLNYYFSVFRGLCLVNNRRKNVVDLIRWLTKNTRVTRRQYLEQSKIARDISRGNKIIISEREFTGLIVGRRDKISLPVNAADGVKIDKFVEIDTGHLSVLDSPELVAELILAE; translated from the coding sequence ATGAATATGCTACCAATGTACGATAAGTTTTTGGGCGAAATATCAAGCGGCTTTATGGACGTCGGAGGCGTGAAAACTGCTTGTTATTTTTATCAAGGTGGCTCGAATAAAACTATTTTGCTAATTCACGGCATTGGTGGCGATTTTCACGGGCTGATTCCGTTAGCTTACTGTCTGAAAAATGATGCGAATTTGGTGTTTGTTGACTTGCCTTCTCACGGCAGAAGTCAATTGATAAAAGATATGAAAATGAGCGACGTTGAAAATTGGGCGATGAATTTGATGTCGGCTTTTGACGGTAAAGGCGTGTCAATTGACGAGGTTGTTGCTCATTCGCTTGGATGTTTGGCGGCAAATAAAATGCAATGCCAGAAAATTTGGTACATCAGCCCTCCGATTAAAACTTCGGTTATGTCGAGAATTTCCTCGTCGTTCTTTTACCACACTCGTCGGATAAGTCAATATATCTATTTGAACTATTATTTTTCAGTGTTCCGTGGGCTGTGCTTGGTGAATAATAGACGGAAAAATGTCGTGGATTTGATACGGTGGCTGACGAAAAATACGCGAGTAACGCGGCGGCAATATTTGGAGCAATCGAAAATTGCGCGGGACATTTCTCGGGGCAATAAAATTATTATTTCTGAGCGTGAGTTTACGGGATTGATAGTTGGGCGACGGGACAAGATTTCGCTTCCTGTGAACGCCGCCGATGGTGTAAAAATTGATAAATTTGTGGAGATTGATACGGGGCATTTGTCGGTGTTGGATAGTCCAGAGCTGGTTGCCGAATTGATATTGGCGGAATAA
- a CDS encoding glycosyltransferase yields MSKKDDKKLIVDMISESEFTVQGHGVHTAFVEMTNALKDRDDIDIAVNKARLDADIVHAQTTGLYSMKKMRQSGGKKVVSAHVVPASFIGSIKGAKLLEPLARAYLRWFYNKADLVLAVSDYTKNELEKIGVKKPISVLYNTIDTAKYANSLAKKKSARQKLGISNDAFVVVGSGQVQPRKRVDVFFGMAGKMPDVEFVWVGGVPFGVIAAENGAMQRMMNNPPKNLKFTGVIPLDDVADYYRAADVFVLPSEQETFGLVVVEAAAAGLPVVLRDISDYGTTFRDGAVMASSDSDFVTQVDKLRRNKKFYSQQCLLAEKIAKRFDSSAGAERLVEFYRSLI; encoded by the coding sequence ATGAGTAAGAAAGACGATAAAAAACTAATTGTTGATATGATTTCTGAGAGCGAATTCACTGTTCAGGGTCATGGTGTACATACGGCATTTGTAGAGATGACAAATGCACTTAAAGATCGTGATGATATTGATATTGCGGTGAATAAGGCTCGGTTAGACGCGGATATAGTCCATGCGCAAACTACTGGACTGTATTCGATGAAAAAAATGCGTCAATCTGGCGGAAAGAAGGTCGTGTCTGCTCATGTTGTACCAGCTTCTTTTATAGGTAGTATTAAGGGTGCGAAGTTGCTAGAGCCACTTGCTCGCGCGTATTTACGATGGTTTTACAATAAAGCTGATTTGGTCTTGGCGGTATCTGATTATACAAAGAACGAACTGGAAAAAATTGGTGTCAAGAAGCCAATTTCTGTACTATACAACACTATAGATACGGCAAAATATGCCAATTCACTGGCGAAGAAGAAATCTGCTAGACAAAAGCTTGGCATTAGCAATGATGCTTTTGTGGTCGTTGGAAGTGGTCAAGTGCAGCCACGTAAGCGTGTCGATGTGTTTTTTGGTATGGCAGGAAAGATGCCTGATGTGGAGTTTGTATGGGTCGGCGGCGTGCCGTTTGGAGTGATTGCGGCTGAGAATGGTGCTATGCAAAGAATGATGAATAATCCGCCAAAGAATTTGAAATTTACCGGTGTGATACCGCTTGACGATGTTGCTGATTATTACCGTGCGGCAGATGTGTTTGTATTGCCGAGCGAGCAGGAAACCTTCGGTTTGGTTGTTGTTGAGGCCGCTGCCGCAGGATTACCTGTTGTCTTGCGAGATATTTCTGATTATGGCACAACATTTAGAGATGGGGCGGTAATGGCTTCGTCTGATAGCGATTTTGTTACCCAAGTAGATAAACTGAGGCGAAATAAGAAATTTTATAGCCAACAATGTCTATTAGCAGAAAAGATTGCCAAACGTTTTGACAGCAGTGCTGGCGCTGAGCGATTGGTTGAATTTTATCGATCGCTGATATAA
- a CDS encoding glycosyltransferase translates to MRIGLFTDSYRPSINGIVYVVESLKRELEALGHEVYVFCPAKSISPSKQAELLHEDENSRIIRFRSITGAFFDDYDTSVFFPPVVQRQIANMHLDVVHIFTPSQIGLLGVKAAKKNNIPLIIQHCTDLYEFVDHYPAVLPGVLALAGVVFPLSVKLNGQDLLEVAKLYRPRNGVTKWNKDIIERVITILYSKADAVIALSRKSRDQLESWQTEDYTYDVTLMPNGVNALPRASAKRVAEFREQWGLDEKDEVFGFVGRLGEEKNLPILIQAFSEFIAEARPKSKLLFVGDFEYRKTLEKMAAETDFADRIIFTGAMPREDLGVAYKVMNVFTFPSLKDTQGWVLHEAAHAGKPIVIIDKEVSEVVKDGVSGYFAENDPESVAEKVIAILKSPKKQAEFSAESKKLANKFTERSQVKKLEKLYENLIKARENQ, encoded by the coding sequence ATGAGGATAGGACTTTTTACGGACAGCTACAGACCGTCCATTAACGGTATCGTTTACGTTGTTGAATCATTAAAGCGCGAGCTGGAAGCTTTGGGGCATGAGGTTTATGTTTTTTGCCCAGCAAAGTCTATTAGTCCGTCCAAGCAAGCCGAACTCCTTCACGAAGATGAGAATAGTCGAATAATTCGTTTTCGCTCAATTACGGGCGCGTTCTTTGATGATTACGACACGTCGGTGTTCTTCCCTCCTGTGGTGCAGCGTCAAATTGCTAATATGCATCTGGACGTTGTTCATATTTTTACGCCGTCGCAAATTGGTCTATTGGGCGTGAAGGCAGCGAAGAAAAATAACATTCCTTTGATTATTCAGCATTGTACGGATCTATACGAATTCGTCGATCATTATCCTGCGGTTTTGCCAGGAGTTTTGGCGTTGGCGGGAGTGGTTTTTCCGTTGTCGGTAAAATTGAATGGACAGGATTTGCTGGAAGTTGCCAAATTATATCGTCCGCGTAATGGCGTAACGAAATGGAATAAAGATATTATTGAGCGCGTCATAACTATTTTATACAGCAAGGCGGATGCGGTGATTGCTCTGTCGCGTAAAAGCCGCGATCAATTGGAGTCTTGGCAGACCGAAGATTACACCTACGATGTTACTTTAATGCCAAACGGAGTGAATGCTCTTCCGCGGGCGAGCGCGAAGCGGGTTGCAGAATTTCGCGAGCAATGGGGTCTTGACGAAAAAGATGAAGTGTTTGGCTTTGTGGGGCGTTTGGGTGAGGAAAAGAATTTGCCAATTTTGATTCAGGCGTTTAGTGAGTTTATTGCCGAAGCCCGTCCGAAATCGAAGCTATTGTTTGTTGGCGATTTTGAATATCGAAAAACTTTGGAAAAAATGGCGGCTGAGACGGATTTTGCGGATAGGATTATATTTACTGGCGCTATGCCACGAGAAGATTTGGGTGTGGCGTATAAAGTGATGAATGTGTTTACTTTTCCTTCGCTTAAGGATACGCAGGGCTGGGTTCTTCACGAAGCCGCTCACGCCGGAAAGCCGATTGTTATTATTGACAAGGAAGTTTCAGAGGTCGTGAAGGATGGAGTTAGTGGCTATTTTGCGGAGAATGATCCAGAAAGTGTCGCGGAAAAAGTAATTGCAATTCTAAAAAGCCCGAAGAAACAAGCAGAATTTAGTGCTGAAAGTAAGAAGCTGGCTAATAAATTCACGGAGCGCAGTCAAGTGAAGAAACTTGAAAAGCTTTATGAAAATCTAATTAAAGCGCGCGAAAATCAATAA
- the smpB gene encoding SsrA-binding protein SmpB: protein MSKPKAKKPATQNIVNRRARFDYELGEEIVAGLVLTGMEVRAAREGHVQLKGSFVSLRNGELWLNNASFSLRLNVRGEANSRSVDTSARKLLVSKKQLSNFTEAKKQGMTIIPTKLLTNGKFIKVVIALGKGKKNYDKRQTIKRRDQDRETRRLISNR, encoded by the coding sequence ATGTCAAAGCCAAAAGCTAAAAAACCAGCCACACAGAATATTGTCAATCGTCGCGCACGGTTTGATTATGAACTTGGCGAAGAAATTGTAGCCGGCTTGGTTTTAACTGGAATGGAAGTGCGAGCCGCCAGAGAAGGACACGTCCAGCTTAAAGGCTCATTTGTTAGCTTAAGAAATGGCGAATTGTGGCTAAATAACGCCAGCTTTTCACTGCGATTAAACGTTCGCGGAGAAGCAAATAGCCGCTCAGTCGACACTTCGGCGCGGAAATTGCTAGTCAGTAAAAAACAATTGTCCAATTTTACAGAAGCCAAAAAACAGGGAATGACAATTATCCCGACCAAATTGTTGACCAATGGAAAGTTCATTAAAGTTGTAATTGCGCTCGGAAAAGGTAAGAAAAATTACGACAAGCGCCAAACCATCAAACGCCGCGACCAAGACAGAGAAACCAGACGACTCATCTCTAATAGATAA
- a CDS encoding ABC-F family ATP-binding cassette domain-containing protein — MIADIHITEKSFGDKTLMKDVKFSVDDGEKVGVVGRNGVGKSTLFGILSGKDTDYTGEVIFRRGITVATTAQEHHGLGEQTVMSYILGGLPEYSKLKKIIDEYPLTMGDNMRKIEEYTQALERFDQKGFYQVEEKIERELSNFQLDGYGNRRISSLSGGQKRLVEIVKIMHSEAHLALIDEPTNHMDYVAKQQFIDWMNSQPHQAMLIITHDRDVLGQVDRIVEIKDGQAVSYRGNYDAYLKQNAQATTAGMNNFEQIEKRIVNLKQKVLDYQRLKEKSRNPGTIQKFKRLENEARAELAELSEMEKPTFWIDKESVGQLDYKSAERYGKFKSRNIRLNMKDASSRSQHVLVRAENVAVGIGERILFEDVNIDLREGEAIEIRGRNGAGKTTLIRMILASGKSFDGGPILYSGDIFLDPQVRIGVYEQEIDERYLSDPLEKAIEKLYMSRDLSISDTKIRQLLADYLFTDADRMTPLARLSGGQKARFQIIAMLANDPQLLVLDEPTNHLDLPSIEELETALVKYSGAILYVSHDNYFREKLGGKVVQIGAE; from the coding sequence ATGATAGCCGACATTCACATTACTGAGAAAAGTTTTGGCGATAAGACGTTGATGAAAGACGTCAAGTTCAGTGTGGACGACGGCGAGAAAGTCGGCGTGGTTGGTCGTAACGGTGTTGGCAAGTCGACGCTGTTTGGAATATTGAGCGGAAAAGACACTGATTATACTGGCGAGGTTATTTTTCGGCGCGGCATTACGGTTGCGACTACCGCTCAGGAGCATCACGGTTTGGGTGAGCAAACGGTCATGTCGTATATTCTTGGCGGACTTCCAGAATATTCCAAGCTAAAGAAAATTATCGATGAATATCCGCTGACTATGGGCGATAATATGCGAAAAATTGAGGAATATACACAAGCTTTGGAGCGATTTGACCAAAAAGGATTTTATCAAGTTGAAGAAAAAATTGAGCGAGAGCTGAGCAATTTTCAATTAGATGGTTATGGCAATCGGCGGATTTCTTCCCTGTCTGGTGGACAAAAAAGGCTGGTGGAAATTGTTAAAATTATGCACTCGGAGGCGCATCTGGCGCTAATTGACGAGCCGACAAACCACATGGATTACGTTGCGAAACAGCAGTTTATCGACTGGATGAATTCGCAGCCGCATCAAGCGATGCTAATCATTACGCATGATCGCGATGTGCTTGGGCAAGTTGATCGAATAGTTGAGATTAAGGACGGTCAAGCCGTGAGTTACCGTGGAAATTACGACGCGTATTTGAAGCAGAACGCGCAAGCCACGACAGCTGGAATGAACAATTTTGAGCAGATTGAGAAGCGAATTGTTAACCTGAAACAAAAAGTTTTGGACTATCAAAGGCTTAAGGAAAAGTCGCGAAATCCTGGCACGATTCAGAAATTTAAGCGCTTGGAGAACGAGGCGCGAGCGGAGCTGGCGGAATTGTCAGAAATGGAAAAGCCGACGTTTTGGATCGACAAAGAATCCGTTGGTCAATTGGATTATAAATCGGCGGAGCGTTACGGAAAATTCAAGTCGCGTAATATTCGCCTGAACATGAAAGACGCTTCCAGTCGTAGTCAGCACGTGTTGGTTCGCGCGGAAAATGTGGCGGTTGGGATTGGTGAGCGGATATTGTTTGAGGATGTGAATATTGATTTGCGTGAAGGTGAAGCGATTGAAATTAGAGGTCGCAATGGCGCTGGTAAGACTACGTTGATTCGGATGATTTTGGCGTCGGGCAAGAGTTTTGACGGCGGTCCTATTCTTTATTCTGGCGATATTTTCCTTGATCCGCAGGTTCGAATTGGCGTTTATGAGCAAGAAATTGACGAGCGATATCTGTCTGATCCGTTAGAAAAAGCGATTGAAAAATTGTATATGAGTCGCGATTTGTCGATTTCTGATACGAAAATTCGGCAACTTTTGGCAGATTATTTGTTCACGGACGCTGATCGAATGACGCCGCTGGCTCGCTTGTCTGGCGGTCAAAAAGCTCGCTTTCAGATTATTGCTATGCTGGCGAACGACCCGCAACTGTTAGTTCTGGACGAGCCGACGAACCATTTGGATTTGCCGAGCATCGAAGAGCTGGAAACGGCGTTGGTCAAGTATTCCGGCGCGATTCTTTACGTCAGCCACGATAATTATTTCCGCGAAAAACTTGGCGGCAAAGTTGTGCAAATTGGCGCAGAATAA
- a CDS encoding glutaredoxin family protein: protein MSEDTTNNHQDTKVVVYSTSWCAFCHTEMEWLKKLGIDFVSKDIEADPGAKEELLNKNGGNFQGVPVTDINGELVLGFDRPKLQDLLRKNGLLAD from the coding sequence ATGAGCGAAGACACAACGAACAACCATCAAGACACAAAAGTTGTCGTATACAGCACTAGCTGGTGTGCGTTTTGCCACACGGAAATGGAATGGCTGAAGAAGCTGGGAATTGATTTTGTTTCTAAGGATATCGAGGCTGATCCTGGCGCAAAAGAGGAATTGCTAAATAAAAATGGTGGCAATTTCCAAGGCGTGCCGGTAACGGATATTAACGGGGAATTAGTGCTTGGTTTTGATCGACCGAAACTACAAGATTTGCTACGAAAAAACGGCTTACTAGCTGACTAA
- the atpB gene encoding F0F1 ATP synthase subunit A, protein MIDYMASAGPHISVKVDEVFNIAGVSITNSHLMGFLGLIVLVWAMFRTRAAVLGKKKHNFITRLIQWTFDGLYNTVCQVIPDQKWARKVAPLCITLFFFIVAQYWLGLLPIVGPITIGEHHTPLFRGGVADLNMTFGLAIVTIVAAQVYAFKYLGFKGNLGRYFVNPLRDPIMSFVGILELVAEFSRMLGLSFRLFGNVLAGEILLAIIAYMTKFLSPVALQPFYFFELFIGGIQAYIFFMLSTVFISLGLAHHDSHEPIDEVHSSVETNKLATSESD, encoded by the coding sequence ATGATCGATTATATGGCAAGCGCTGGTCCGCATATTTCAGTAAAGGTTGACGAAGTTTTCAACATTGCTGGCGTATCTATTACGAATTCACACTTGATGGGATTCTTGGGATTGATCGTACTGGTGTGGGCAATGTTCCGTACTCGTGCGGCGGTTTTGGGCAAAAAGAAACATAATTTTATCACGAGGCTAATTCAGTGGACGTTCGACGGACTTTATAATACAGTTTGCCAAGTTATTCCAGATCAAAAATGGGCGCGTAAAGTTGCTCCGCTCTGTATTACGTTGTTTTTCTTTATCGTTGCGCAGTACTGGCTGGGGCTTTTGCCGATTGTCGGTCCAATTACAATTGGTGAACATCACACTCCGCTGTTCCGCGGTGGAGTTGCGGATCTTAATATGACTTTCGGCTTGGCAATTGTAACGATTGTTGCGGCGCAGGTTTACGCGTTTAAGTATTTGGGTTTCAAGGGTAATTTGGGGCGATATTTTGTTAACCCACTGCGCGATCCAATTATGTCATTTGTTGGTATTCTGGAATTGGTGGCTGAGTTCTCGCGAATGCTGGGGCTGAGTTTCCGTCTGTTTGGTAACGTTTTGGCTGGCGAAATTCTCTTGGCAATTATCGCTTATATGACGAAGTTTCTGTCGCCCGTAGCTCTGCAGCCGTTCTATTTCTTTGAGTTATTTATCGGCGGTATTCAGGCATATATTTTCTTTATGTTATCAACTGTGTTTATTTCCCTGGGGCTGGCTCACCATGATTCACACGAGCCAATTGATGAAGTTCACTCCTCTGTTGAAACTAATAAATTAGCAACATCAGAGAGTGATTAA
- a CDS encoding H(+)-transporting ATPase, whose translation MEALAFTLTYAIPAAFAAIGAAIVGAAAMNAAGRNPEKINDLRTMMILGISFIDAIAIIGFVAAIVGKVM comes from the coding sequence ATGGAAGCATTAGCATTCACACTTACCTACGCAATCCCAGCTGCATTTGCTGCAATCGGTGCCGCAATCGTTGGTGCAGCAGCTATGAACGCCGCTGGTCGTAACCCAGAAAAAATCAACGACCTACGCACAATGATGATCTTGGGTATTTCATTCATCGACGCTATTGCTATTATCGGTTTCGTCGCAGCAATCGTCGGCAAAGTTATGTAG
- the atpF gene encoding F0F1 ATP synthase subunit B: protein MEKILTQFANSGASEKAGLFDSLGIDWALLAFQTVAFLILLFVLRKFVYPPMMEMLVKREKDLKAADAAAKSAKENADRAEEMTAEMMRKARAQASDIVASAREEATEVVEEAAKKATAKSEALIKEAHNTIAQEIENAKKDLHNSTLELVAEATGKVLGEKIDAKKDTKLISEALEEAE, encoded by the coding sequence GTGGAGAAAATATTAACACAATTTGCCAATTCTGGCGCATCGGAAAAAGCTGGTTTGTTTGATTCGCTAGGTATTGATTGGGCGCTATTGGCGTTTCAGACGGTAGCATTTTTAATCTTGCTATTTGTTCTTCGCAAGTTTGTCTATCCGCCAATGATGGAAATGCTCGTCAAGCGAGAAAAAGACTTGAAAGCGGCTGACGCGGCGGCAAAATCTGCTAAGGAAAATGCCGACCGAGCTGAAGAAATGACCGCCGAAATGATGCGGAAAGCGCGAGCGCAAGCTAGCGACATCGTGGCGTCTGCTCGAGAAGAAGCGACCGAAGTCGTTGAAGAAGCGGCTAAAAAAGCGACTGCCAAATCTGAAGCTTTGATTAAAGAAGCGCATAATACGATTGCTCAAGAAATTGAGAATGCAAAGAAAGATTTGCACAATTCGACACTAGAGTTGGTGGCTGAAGCGACTGGCAAGGTTTTGGGCGAGAAAATTGATGCGAAGAAAGATACAAAGCTGATTTCGGAAGCGCTTGAGGAGGCTGAATAG
- a CDS encoding F0F1 ATP synthase subunit delta, with protein sequence MRLVSRRKLAKYAAEQILAGNDAVLEEIAGLLIYEKHEREVDLLVRDIEAELAERGEVVASVESARALDDNTRRKIEQFLATAASGKNSKPKVSLRESIDPTLIGGFKLQTPTATLDATVSKKLNDLRAKKI encoded by the coding sequence ATGAGATTAGTGTCCAGGAGAAAGTTGGCAAAGTACGCGGCTGAACAAATTTTAGCTGGCAATGACGCGGTATTAGAAGAAATTGCTGGTCTTTTGATTTACGAAAAGCACGAACGTGAAGTTGATTTGTTGGTGCGAGATATTGAGGCTGAGTTGGCTGAGCGTGGTGAAGTTGTAGCGTCGGTCGAGAGTGCGAGAGCGCTCGATGACAATACAAGGCGTAAAATAGAGCAATTTCTGGCGACTGCGGCGAGCGGTAAAAATAGCAAGCCAAAAGTGTCGCTAAGAGAATCAATTGACCCGACGTTGATTGGCGGATTTAAGCTACAAACGCCGACCGCAACACTGGACGCAACGGTTTCGAAGAAGTTAAACGACTTGCGGGCGAAGAAAATCTAG